In a genomic window of Mycolicibacillus parakoreensis:
- a CDS encoding helicase domain-containing protein encodes MSTTAHKDLELEDERTAEKQYANAMQEKTKRSSAYQGPRNSLWTGTGVPTRREVKSGELAGRVALVGPDEWVLEGQSDFYIGEHHAELDGTQVFSWTAPIACTFFRGKDHHKLCDDVAVIRTFVHRNGKLVDLSDEVVRSDAPDRPFAKRGLTIPAPPSMPKPPVRDVPKPAAPAADAPADEVHDHDHAPSGIRAEEALRAQLQAPRTKGLSSVLATLQPDQYDLVTVAAQDSMIIEGKPGTGKTIIAAHRAAYLVNEDTPAEKKLDGNLLLIGPTPGYSKHVIDVINRLAPGSNQIRVLSLPELWQHILGLDFQPVGDISSTSRDVDWKLVRFLRTAIRRVRTSSGGAALSPEQVYEYMRTNSEAVARDPEWSEYLSGLPEYKHALMMRAHSPLLAYIQWEVSPPADLAGITHIVIDEAQDVTPLGWLLLDEINVADTWTVLGDLNQRRSNHTPTNWPEILDLIAIAEDTPVRQLAMGYRSTRPILEFATRLLPAGERAITAFQQDGSVPTVVKVRLAELGDATVDQVERLLNAYPLGTVAVIGPDTGVARRTLRARGWVGSMHDSSPWERDGREVTVLDPDSARGIEFDAVVVVEPAAFRQNRGHQGPLYTALTRANRELVVVHSRALPTALGRKHAALSR; translated from the coding sequence ATGAGTACGACGGCGCACAAGGATCTTGAGCTCGAGGACGAGCGGACCGCGGAGAAGCAATACGCTAACGCGATGCAGGAGAAGACGAAGCGCTCTTCGGCCTATCAAGGACCCCGCAACAGCTTGTGGACCGGCACCGGGGTGCCGACGCGACGGGAGGTGAAGAGCGGGGAGTTGGCGGGCCGGGTCGCCCTGGTCGGTCCGGACGAATGGGTGCTGGAGGGCCAGTCCGATTTTTACATCGGCGAGCACCACGCGGAACTCGACGGCACCCAGGTCTTCAGTTGGACCGCACCGATCGCCTGTACGTTTTTCCGCGGCAAGGACCACCACAAACTGTGCGACGACGTCGCCGTCATCCGCACCTTTGTCCACCGCAACGGCAAACTCGTCGATCTCTCCGACGAGGTGGTGCGCTCGGATGCTCCAGACCGACCGTTCGCCAAGCGCGGGTTGACGATCCCCGCGCCGCCGAGCATGCCGAAGCCTCCGGTGCGCGATGTGCCGAAGCCGGCGGCGCCGGCAGCGGACGCACCGGCTGACGAGGTGCACGACCACGACCATGCGCCGTCGGGCATCCGTGCGGAGGAGGCGCTGCGCGCCCAGTTGCAGGCGCCTCGCACTAAGGGCCTGAGTTCTGTTCTCGCGACGTTGCAACCGGATCAATACGATTTGGTGACCGTCGCGGCACAGGACAGCATGATCATCGAGGGCAAACCCGGAACCGGGAAGACGATCATCGCAGCGCATCGGGCCGCCTACCTGGTCAACGAGGACACTCCGGCCGAGAAGAAACTCGACGGCAACCTCTTGCTGATCGGACCGACTCCGGGCTATTCCAAGCATGTGATCGACGTGATCAACCGTCTCGCACCCGGCTCGAACCAGATTCGGGTGTTGTCCTTGCCCGAGCTGTGGCAGCACATCCTCGGTCTGGACTTCCAGCCGGTAGGCGATATCTCCAGCACCTCGCGCGACGTGGACTGGAAACTGGTGCGGTTCCTTCGCACCGCCATCCGGCGGGTCCGGACGTCTAGTGGTGGGGCGGCGTTGTCCCCGGAGCAGGTGTATGAGTACATGCGCACGAACAGTGAAGCCGTCGCCCGTGATCCGGAATGGAGCGAATACCTCAGCGGCCTACCCGAGTACAAACACGCCCTGATGATGCGGGCGCACTCTCCGCTGCTCGCCTATATCCAGTGGGAAGTGAGTCCGCCGGCTGATCTGGCTGGCATCACCCACATCGTCATCGATGAAGCGCAGGATGTGACGCCGCTCGGGTGGTTGCTCCTGGATGAGATCAACGTGGCTGACACCTGGACGGTGCTCGGCGACCTCAACCAGCGCCGATCCAACCACACCCCCACGAATTGGCCCGAGATCCTCGACCTGATCGCGATCGCCGAGGACACCCCGGTTCGGCAACTGGCGATGGGTTACCGCTCCACCCGGCCGATCCTGGAGTTCGCGACAAGACTGCTCCCGGCAGGTGAGCGGGCGATCACGGCGTTCCAGCAGGACGGATCCGTGCCGACGGTCGTGAAGGTCCGACTGGCGGAGCTCGGTGACGCGACCGTCGACCAGGTCGAGCGCTTGTTGAACGCCTACCCGCTGGGGACAGTCGCAGTCATCGGACCCGACACGGGTGTGGCTAGAAGGACACTACGTGCCCGCGGCTGGGTCGGCTCTATGCACGACTCAAGCCCCTGGGAACGCGACGGCAGAGAGGTGACCGTCCTCGACCCCGACTCGGCGCGGGGTATTGAGTTCGACGCGGTGGTTGTGGTCGAGCCGGCGGCGTTCCGGCAGAACCGTGGGCATCAAGGGCCGTTGTATACGGCGTTGACGCGGGCGAACCGGGAGCTGGTGGTAGTGCATAGTAGGGCGCTGCCGACTGCTCTTGGACGCAAGCATGCGGCGTTGTCGCGTTAA
- a CDS encoding helicase-related protein, with the protein MTSQASSVPEVSPSFGYHPDPEQPNVAFDRGEFPRALVLDGPVRELASFAGECRVLGQPEIELPEGIYWFQSIDGGALVMQVAHGALPGDATVTAVDQLTEHHPLMAAYGWAEKLWLDAHVVPPPRFAINEAAVTHPGDADIVIRDRVFLGGRSGQWSYTVIVEGHQQSVIESSLKARPELDDPRAWVTREPTPARRFGATLTRAKLQSKFANTLFSFRATRTTFRPYQFKPVLKLLQTGKARILIADEVGLGKTIEAGLIWTELEARREADKVLIVCPAGLVGKWKEEMDDRFEFDLTELDSSTLRTFLEKHRQNRLPRRQAYIGSIERLRTWAGMEELDELPPEFDLVIVDEAHSMRNQDTKSYALGTRLTDWADNLVFLTATPINLRQEDLLNLLELLAPGDYGDIRDLEMRLEPNRITNAVAARLVEKGVDGRELCSKLEELRTTALGAPLMQRPDFGFLAEILDKERLTPRDVVDAKRYLADLNTLSTVITRTKKIDVDDRKSKRTLHRYEVTWTPAETEFYTEYLEWCKDRAAAMGRPLHFAMQMPLRLASACLPMARRAVLDPQSFGAITDADSDAPAVRVEPHAGLVAAARRLPEDVDTKFDHLRQVLRTLQQQGRRALVFTHSRPTLAYLIGRLQAEFRIAVMHGGVNREKRRRIMADFRDGSYDFVLANRVASEGLDFEFCSAVVNYDLPWNPMEIEQRIGRIDRIGQLEETMLVVNFVNDATIDERILSRLLERIGIFESSIGALEPIIAANAPKVLEAGFDFTLTPEQRAQKIHEVETAIEEQRAGLQDVSDASSALLVSNDVDVAGLEDELIRTGRYIGQHELAQLLDDWARVDGASGIRLADDNRTAELYGNPVMAGRVDELAKTAQRTRAETSDLSTQLRSEIPISLVLDQELARTGGGKLLTATSPLAMAAAAVPGHRQARFASLRLSTATENVSPGIYVVVMAKAVSASPGGDEIWGAAVTESGRDAGEGPGNALLAALAEGRLADAPLPNIDRLERLAERAHNQLHRRHLEEQERRRHEFEGLRESRAISLEQQHSRKMAAIENRLATARHRKRGDRVIALFESQRRRAQERYSSLCADLRSEVQPEIRLEPLAACVIEIVA; encoded by the coding sequence GTGACATCCCAGGCTTCATCGGTGCCGGAAGTTTCGCCTTCGTTCGGCTATCACCCGGACCCGGAGCAGCCCAACGTCGCATTTGACCGCGGTGAATTCCCGCGGGCGCTCGTTCTCGACGGTCCGGTCCGCGAGCTCGCCTCCTTCGCCGGCGAGTGCCGGGTTCTGGGCCAGCCCGAGATCGAGCTGCCCGAGGGGATCTATTGGTTTCAGAGCATCGACGGCGGCGCGTTGGTGATGCAGGTCGCTCACGGCGCACTGCCGGGGGACGCGACGGTCACTGCGGTCGACCAGCTCACCGAGCACCACCCGCTGATGGCAGCGTACGGGTGGGCCGAGAAGCTTTGGCTCGACGCCCATGTGGTCCCGCCACCTCGATTCGCGATCAACGAGGCGGCGGTGACCCACCCGGGTGATGCCGATATCGTGATCCGCGATCGGGTGTTTCTCGGCGGTCGATCGGGGCAGTGGTCCTACACGGTGATCGTCGAGGGCCACCAGCAGAGCGTGATCGAATCATCGCTGAAGGCCCGCCCCGAGCTCGACGACCCGCGGGCGTGGGTCACCCGGGAGCCGACGCCGGCGCGCCGCTTCGGCGCCACATTGACGCGGGCGAAGTTGCAGAGCAAATTCGCCAACACCCTGTTTTCGTTCCGCGCCACCCGCACCACATTCCGGCCCTATCAGTTCAAGCCGGTGCTCAAGCTGCTGCAAACCGGCAAAGCCCGGATCCTGATCGCCGACGAGGTCGGTCTCGGTAAGACTATCGAAGCCGGCCTGATCTGGACCGAACTGGAGGCACGAAGGGAAGCCGACAAGGTATTGATCGTCTGTCCGGCAGGCCTGGTCGGCAAGTGGAAGGAGGAGATGGACGACCGCTTCGAGTTCGACCTGACCGAACTCGACAGCAGTACGCTGCGCACCTTTTTGGAAAAGCACCGCCAGAACCGTCTTCCGCGCCGACAGGCTTACATCGGCAGCATCGAGCGGCTGCGCACGTGGGCCGGCATGGAGGAGTTGGACGAGCTGCCCCCGGAGTTCGATCTGGTCATCGTCGATGAAGCACACTCCATGCGTAACCAGGACACCAAGAGCTACGCGCTGGGCACACGACTCACCGACTGGGCCGACAACCTGGTTTTCCTCACCGCGACTCCGATCAACCTGCGCCAAGAAGACCTGCTCAACCTCCTGGAACTGCTGGCCCCCGGCGACTACGGCGATATCCGTGATCTCGAAATGCGGTTGGAGCCCAACCGCATCACCAATGCGGTCGCGGCGCGCCTGGTCGAGAAGGGCGTCGACGGCCGCGAGCTGTGTAGCAAGCTCGAAGAACTCCGAACGACGGCACTCGGCGCGCCGTTGATGCAGCGACCCGATTTCGGCTTCCTGGCAGAGATCCTGGACAAAGAACGTTTGACTCCGCGCGATGTCGTCGACGCCAAACGCTATCTTGCCGACCTCAACACGTTGTCCACGGTGATAACCCGAACCAAGAAAATCGACGTCGACGATCGCAAATCCAAGCGGACGCTGCACCGTTACGAGGTCACGTGGACTCCGGCCGAAACCGAGTTCTACACCGAGTATCTGGAGTGGTGCAAGGACCGTGCAGCCGCGATGGGAAGGCCGCTGCATTTCGCGATGCAGATGCCGCTGCGCCTTGCCAGCGCCTGCCTACCGATGGCGCGACGCGCTGTACTCGACCCGCAGTCCTTCGGAGCCATTACCGATGCCGACTCCGATGCCCCGGCCGTCCGCGTGGAACCTCATGCCGGGTTGGTCGCCGCGGCGCGCCGCCTCCCTGAGGACGTCGACACCAAGTTCGATCACCTCCGCCAAGTGCTGCGCACGTTGCAGCAGCAGGGCCGCCGCGCATTGGTATTCACCCACTCGCGGCCGACGCTGGCCTACCTGATCGGTCGGCTCCAAGCCGAATTCCGGATAGCCGTCATGCACGGTGGTGTCAACCGGGAGAAACGTCGCCGCATCATGGCCGACTTCCGGGACGGAAGCTACGATTTCGTCCTAGCCAACCGGGTTGCCAGCGAGGGGCTCGACTTCGAATTCTGCTCGGCGGTCGTCAACTACGACCTGCCGTGGAACCCGATGGAAATTGAACAGCGGATCGGTCGCATCGACCGAATCGGTCAGCTCGAAGAAACCATGCTGGTGGTGAACTTCGTCAACGACGCCACCATCGACGAACGCATCTTGTCTCGGCTCCTGGAGCGGATCGGGATCTTCGAATCCTCCATCGGGGCCCTTGAGCCGATCATCGCCGCCAACGCCCCCAAAGTGTTGGAGGCGGGATTCGATTTCACTCTGACGCCGGAGCAGCGTGCGCAAAAGATTCACGAAGTCGAGACCGCCATCGAGGAGCAGCGTGCCGGTCTGCAGGACGTCTCCGACGCCTCCAGTGCCCTGCTGGTCAGCAACGACGTCGATGTCGCCGGCCTGGAAGACGAGCTTATTCGCACCGGTCGCTACATCGGACAGCACGAGCTTGCACAGCTGCTCGATGACTGGGCACGCGTGGACGGTGCGTCGGGCATCCGGCTCGCGGACGACAACCGGACGGCCGAACTGTACGGCAACCCGGTCATGGCCGGCCGCGTCGACGAACTGGCCAAAACTGCGCAACGCACCCGCGCCGAGACCAGTGACCTGTCCACGCAGCTTCGCAGCGAGATCCCGATATCGCTGGTCCTCGACCAGGAGCTGGCCCGCACCGGTGGCGGAAAACTCCTCACTGCCACGAGCCCACTGGCGATGGCGGCGGCAGCGGTTCCCGGGCATCGGCAGGCCCGGTTCGCGTCGCTGAGGCTGTCGACCGCAACCGAGAATGTCAGTCCCGGTATCTACGTTGTGGTCATGGCTAAAGCGGTTTCGGCATCGCCTGGCGGAGATGAAATTTGGGGTGCTGCGGTCACCGAGTCCGGCCGGGACGCGGGGGAAGGGCCGGGCAATGCGCTACTGGCGGCCCTCGCCGAAGGAAGGCTCGCCGATGCTCCACTTCCGAACATTGACCGGCTGGAGAGGCTCGCAGAGCGGGCCCACAACCAACTACATCGTCGGCATCTGGAGGAACAGGAACGGCGACGTCACGAATTCGAAGGGCTCCGGGAATCCCGGGCGATCTCCCTGGAGCAGCAGCACAGTCGCAAAATGGCGGCGATCGAAAACCGCCTCGCGACCGCGCGGCACCGAAAGCGCGGTGATCGAGTAATAGCGCTGTTCGAAAGTCAGCGTCGACGGGCGCAGGAGCGCTACAGCTCGCTGTGCGCGGATCTACGAAGTGAAGTTCAGCCCGAGATTCGTTTGGAACCCCTCGCGGCATGTGTGATCGAGATTGTGGCGTAG
- a CDS encoding acyl-CoA thioesterase: MASVSHYYPAIAEIIETLQVERLDEHRFRATQLDNPAHHIVGGHIGGQAVMAAALTAPGRTAHSVHTYYVRPGDASRPVELRVTAIRDGGTLATRQVTAHQDEKILLETLASFSTEIDAPDYHRQCPEVPAPETLPPMQAQLADYADELDGHWVHPRPFALRYIDPPSRLAVELPEASPRQRLWWRPDGTVPDDPRLHTSLLTYLSGVTMVETALVMRRATPASTFNALIDHALWFQRPVDLSDWVLSDQVSPSGTGGRGLVNATMYNRSGQLVCTATQELYFGRG, from the coding sequence ATGGCATCCGTGTCGCATTACTATCCGGCCATCGCCGAGATCATCGAGACCCTGCAGGTGGAGCGACTCGATGAGCACCGCTTCCGCGCCACCCAGTTGGACAACCCGGCGCACCACATCGTCGGCGGGCACATCGGCGGCCAGGCGGTGATGGCCGCGGCCCTCACCGCACCGGGACGCACCGCGCACAGCGTGCACACCTATTACGTGCGCCCCGGAGACGCCAGCCGCCCGGTGGAGTTGCGCGTCACCGCGATCCGCGACGGCGGCACGTTGGCCACCCGGCAGGTCACCGCCCACCAGGACGAGAAGATCCTGCTGGAGACCCTCGCCTCGTTCAGCACCGAGATCGATGCCCCCGACTACCACCGGCAGTGCCCCGAGGTCCCCGCCCCGGAGACCCTGCCCCCGATGCAGGCGCAGCTGGCCGACTACGCCGACGAGCTCGACGGCCACTGGGTGCACCCCCGCCCGTTCGCGCTGCGCTACATCGACCCGCCGTCCCGGTTGGCCGTCGAGCTGCCCGAGGCGTCACCGCGGCAGCGGCTGTGGTGGCGACCCGACGGCACGGTCCCCGACGACCCGCGGTTGCACACCAGTCTTTTGACCTACCTGAGCGGGGTCACCATGGTCGAGACGGCGCTGGTGATGCGCCGGGCCACCCCGGCCAGCACGTTCAACGCGCTCATCGACCACGCGCTGTGGTTTCAACGCCCGGTGGACCTGTCCGATTGGGTGCTCTCCGACCAGGTTTCCCCCAGCGGGACCGGCGGGCGCGGCCTGGTCAACGCCACCATGTACAACCGCTCCGGCCAGCTGGTGTGCACCGCCACCCAGGAGCTCTACTTCGGCCGCGGCTAG
- a CDS encoding peptide MFS transporter, translating to MSAPRIPRRRSFFGHPRMLANLFGLELWERFSFYGMQGIVLYYMYYSVDRGGLGIDTTVATGIVGAYGGGVYLATIVGAWLADRVFGCERVLFGSAVTVMAGHIVLALVPGAAGLAGGLVLIAVGSGGVKANATALVGSLYALDDPRRDAGFLLFYLGVNIGALLGPLLTGLLQTRLGFHVGFGAAALGMAAGLTQYALSRRGLPDSAHEVVNPLAWQWRRRVVMAVIGLGVVIAALVGDGVITAANLATVMAGAAALAALGYLVVILSSRRLDAVERRRVLGFLPLFAASVVFWALFQQQFTVLALYADQRVNRVILGWQIPPSWVLAINPVFIVALSGVFAALWTKLGRRQPGTPVKFALGLAIMGVAFWGFVPLAGRAGASLVAVGGIVLLFTVAELLVSPIGLSVTTKLAPKAFHTQMVALFFLSVSLGTTAAGMLAGHYDPAHEVPYFGVIGGVAVAAGLALAVAAPAVRRLTAGVR from the coding sequence GTGTCGGCACCCCGAATCCCCCGGCGGCGCAGCTTCTTCGGTCATCCCAGGATGCTGGCGAACCTGTTCGGACTGGAGCTGTGGGAACGGTTCTCGTTCTACGGGATGCAGGGCATCGTCTTGTACTACATGTACTACTCCGTCGACCGCGGCGGGCTGGGCATCGACACCACGGTGGCCACCGGGATCGTCGGCGCCTACGGCGGCGGGGTGTATCTGGCGACCATCGTCGGCGCATGGCTGGCCGATCGGGTATTCGGTTGCGAGCGGGTGCTGTTCGGCTCCGCGGTGACGGTGATGGCCGGGCACATCGTGTTGGCGCTGGTGCCGGGGGCCGCCGGGCTGGCCGGTGGGCTGGTGTTGATCGCGGTGGGCAGCGGCGGGGTGAAAGCCAATGCCACCGCATTGGTCGGCTCGCTGTACGCACTCGACGACCCGCGCCGCGATGCCGGGTTTCTGCTGTTCTATCTCGGGGTCAACATCGGGGCGCTGCTCGGCCCGCTGCTGACCGGGCTGTTGCAGACCCGCCTGGGTTTTCACGTCGGGTTCGGTGCGGCCGCACTCGGCATGGCCGCCGGATTGACCCAGTATGCGCTGTCCCGCCGTGGGCTACCGGACTCCGCACACGAGGTGGTCAACCCGCTCGCGTGGCAGTGGCGTCGCCGGGTGGTGATGGCGGTGATCGGGCTGGGCGTGGTGATCGCCGCGCTGGTGGGTGACGGGGTGATCACCGCGGCGAACCTGGCGACGGTGATGGCCGGGGCCGCCGCGCTGGCCGCGCTCGGCTACCTGGTCGTCATCCTGTCCAGCCGGCGCCTGGATGCGGTGGAGCGGCGCCGGGTTCTCGGGTTCTTGCCGCTGTTCGCCGCCAGCGTGGTGTTCTGGGCGCTGTTTCAACAACAGTTCACGGTGTTGGCGCTCTACGCCGACCAGCGGGTGAACCGGGTGATTCTCGGCTGGCAGATCCCGCCGAGCTGGGTGCTGGCGATCAACCCGGTGTTCATCGTGGCGCTGTCCGGGGTGTTCGCGGCGCTGTGGACGAAACTCGGGCGACGCCAGCCGGGCACCCCGGTCAAGTTCGCCCTCGGTTTGGCGATCATGGGGGTGGCGTTCTGGGGGTTCGTGCCGCTGGCCGGGCGCGCCGGTGCGTCTTTGGTGGCGGTCGGCGGGATCGTGTTGTTGTTCACCGTCGCCGAGCTGTTGGTCTCCCCGATCGGGCTGTCGGTGACCACCAAGCTGGCGCCGAAGGCGTTTCACACCCAGATGGTGGCGCTGTTCTTCCTGTCGGTGTCGCTGGGCACCACCGCGGCCGGCATGCTCGCCGGCCACTACGACCCGGCCCACGAGGTTCCCTACTTCGGGGTCATCGGGGGCGTGGCGGTGGCGGCCGGGCTGGCGTTGGCGGTGGCCGCGCCGGCGGTGCGGCGGTTGACGGCCGGGGTGCGCTAG